TGCACGCCGGTGACGTGCTCGTCGAACTGGACGACACCGATCTGCGGCTCGCGGTCGCCCAGGCCGAGGCGGCGCTGGGCCGCGCCCGCCGTCAGGTCCGGCAGGTCCAGGAAAATGACGCGAACCTCGCGAGCCAGGTGGACGTTGGCCAGGCTGATCTCGTTCGAGCACAGGCCGATCTCGACAAGGCGCTCCTCGATGAGCGGCGTCGCCAGCGTCTCGCCGGCCCCGGCGCGATCTCGCAGCAGGAGCTGTCGGATTCGCAGACGGCGGTTCGCGTAGCGCGGGCAGCGGTGACGCAGGCCAAGGCGCGCGTGGCGGCCGCCACGGGCGCACGGCGCGCCAACCAGGCGCTTATCGAGAACAGCACCGTCGAAACCAACCCGGAAGTCCTCGCCGCGAAGGCCCGGCTCGATCAGGCGAAGGTGGACCTTTCGCGCGCCGTGATTCGCGCGCCGGTCGATGGTGTCGTGGATCAGCGCCATGTCGCGGTCGGCCAGCGCGTGCAGCCGGGCGTGCCGCTGATGGTCGTCGTTCCTGTCCAGAATATGTATGTCGACGCCAACTTCAAGGAAGGCCAGCTCAAGCGGGTCCGGCCCGGCCAGACCGCGCGGCTGACCTCGGACCTCTATGGCTCGGACGTAGTGTATCATGGCCGCGTGGAAGGCTTCGCGGGCGGATCGGGTTCGGCCTTCGCCGCGATCCCGGCGCAGAACGCCACCGGAAACTGGATCAAGGTCGTGCAGCGCCTGCCCGTCCGCATCCGGCTCGATCCGAAGGAACTGAAAGAGCATCCGCTGCGCGTCGGACTTTCGATGCACGCGACGGTCGATCTGTCAGAGGCACGGTAAAATGTCCGCAAGCGATGCTTCGCATGGGGGGGGCGGCTATCCGCCGATGACGGGCGCAAAGCTCGCCATGGCGGCCGCTGCCCTGTCGTTCGGCAACTTCATGGTCGTGCTCGACACGACGATCGCCAATGTGGCGATGCCGACGATATCGGGCGATCTTGGGGTTTCGACCACCGAGGGAACGTGGATCATCACGGCCTATGCGGTCGCCGAGGCCATCACGGTTCCGCTCACGGGCTGGCTCTCGCGCCGGTTCGGGGAGGTGCGGCTGTTCACGGCCTGCGTCATTGCGTTCGTGATCTGCTCGATCCTGTGCGGCCTGTCCGGCTCGCTCGGCTTCCTCGTCCTGTTCCGCATCCTGCAAGGCTTCGCCGGCGGACCGATCATTCCGCTTTCCTCCACCCTGCTCATATCGGTCTTTCCCAAGGACAAGAGCAACATCGCTCTCGCCATCTGGGGCATGACCACGGTGGTCGCGCCGATCTTCGGTCCAATCCTGGGCGGCTATATCTCCGACAATTATCATTGGGGCTGGATCTTCTACATCAACATCTTCTTCGGGATTGCTGTTGGCAGCGTGGTCTGGTGGCTGATGCGAAACCGCGAAACGCCGATCGCGCGCAGCCGGATCGACATGGTGGGCCTGATGCTCCTGGTGGTGTTCGTCAGCGCCTTCCAGACTATGATCGACAAGGGACGCGAACTCGACTGGTTCTCATCCTCCTTCATCGTCTGGATGGCGATCGTCGCGGCGATCGCGCTCGGAGCGCTCATCCTGTGGGAACTGACCGACGATGATCCGGTAATCGACCTGTCGGTGTTCAAAAACCGGACGTGGCTCGTCTCCACCATGTCGCTCGGTCTCATGTTCGGCCTGTTCTTCGGCAACATCGTGCTGACACCGCTCTGGCTCCAGCAGATGATGGGCTACACGGCGACCTGGGCGGGCTTCGCGACCGCGCCAATGGGGATATTGGCGGTCGTGACCGCCCCGATCGTCGGGCGGCTCATGGGCAAGATCGACCCGCGGCTCATCGTCACCTACGGGATGGTGGTCCTCGCCATCTCCTTCTTCATGCGCGCGCATCTGAACGCGCAGGCCGATTTCATGTCGGTCGCGATCCCCATGTTCGTGCTGGGCGCAGGCGTCCCGGCCTGCCTTGTCACCCTCACGTCGCTCGGCGTGTCGGAGCTGCCCCCCGAAAAGATCGCGAACGGGTCGGGATTGCAGAACTTCATCCGCATCATGGCAATGGCGGTCGGCGCGTCGTTGACCTCGACCTATTGGGAGAATGCGACGAAGGGAAATCGGGCCGAACTGGTCGCGATCATCGATCCGACCATGACCCCTGCCCCGCTGCCGGGATTACAGCCCGGTTCGGGTCTCGCCGCCTTCTCCAGAATGGTCGACATGCAGGCCGTGATGCTCGCTACCAACGATTTCTATGCGATGGCGACTATCCTCATCCTGATCTTCGCGGCGGTAGTTTGGCTCGCGAAACGGCCCAAGGGACCGCTGAAACAGGTAAGCCATTGAGGACGTTCCGTGCCGCGCAAGAGCGAAAGCGAGGAACAGCGGCGCGGAAACAAACGCGAGGAACGGCGCTGCGCCATCATCACAGTCGCACAGCGGCACTTCGCTGAACATGGGTTCGGCGGTGCTTCCATGTCCGCCATCGCGGCCGAAATTGGGGGGTCAAAAGCCACGCTTTGGGCCTATTTCCCGTCAAAGGAGGATCTGTTCGCAGCCGCCCTCTCCACCTGGCTGGATGAACTCGAACCATGCGGCAGTGCCCCTTTGCACGGCGATGTGCGACAGCGACTGAGCGACTATTGCGCAAAGTTCATGTCCGCCATGCTGACGCCGTTGGCCGAAACAGTGTTTCGCCTTATCGTCGCTGAGGGCGCGCGCTTTCCAGAGTTGGGCCGCGCCTATTATCGTAAGGTGCTCCAGCGACACCACATGATTCTGTCCGAACTTCTTGAAGATCTGATTCGTTCTGGTCGGCTCCAGCGCCGCGCACGGGCGCCGGCCAGCTTAAGGGCGGCCGAGCAGCTTCTTGAAATATGCATGTGCCGAATGCTCGTCCGGCGAATGTGCGGATTGAAACCAGACAGCTCGGCCGACGCGATCGCGAGAGAGGCGGCCGAGGCGGTGGACATATTCCTCCATGGCTATGGCGCTCGACCCCGAAGAGTCAGGTAAGTCTCCACATATCAACCCGCGACGCTCAAAGGCTCGCGGACATAGCCTAGACCATGTGATAGTCGCTCGACCGCCTCTTTCGGATCAATGGTGAGGCGCTTGGCGATCTCGTTAACCGAAAGCCTCTCTTGCCTATGCGGAACAACGCACGCTCGGTCAGATGGGGCAGTTCGTCAACGGCATCGGGCCAATCCGAACATGTGGCTCATAGAGGAGCTGCAACGCGCTGGCGTCGCTATCCATGTGTGCAGCCACGCCCTCGCCAACCAGAAAATCGAGCGAAATGACGTCGCAAAGGATGTGATGATCGACCTCGCGGCCATGGTCACGCTGGCCAATCTGCAATTGAAAGGCTGGGCGGTCATCCCTGGATAGCAGCCGCCCCGCTTTACAGCAGCGCAGATGTCGTGGACTGAGCGATCGCATAAGGCAGTCTTAAGCCTGCCGTTGGAATAGCCTTCGACGCCTTCGGCAGTCAGAACGCGATCTCATCTCGCATATAGGATCGCGGACTGACTCCCAGCTCCATCCGGAACGCGTAGATGAAAGCCGATGGGGAACCATAGCCAAGGTCCAGCGCGGTTCTGGTGACGTCCATGCCCCCTCCCAATAGCTCGATGGCTTTGAACAGCCGCATCCGCCGCCGCCACGATCGCAGCGTCATGCCGATTTCCACCTCGAAGCGTCGACTCAATGTTCGCGAGGACATGCCCAGATCGCGTGCCCAATCCTCAGCTGAACGGGGATCGGCCGGATCGGCGTAGAGCGCTTCGCACAGGCGCGCGAGCGCTTCGTCACGCGGCCAAGGCAGAGCGGCCGAAACAGGGATGGCGCGACGGAGCTGATCGAGGATCATTTGTGTCACCCGGTCAGCATATCCGGGGTCATCTTCCTCGCCATGCAGGTGCGCGGCTTCGGCGATCAGGGCTTTCAGAAGTGCGCTGACAGGAAAGACCGTGGGCTCCTCTGGAAGCGCGGAGACGGCCTCGTTCGCGATCCACAGGCTGCGAAACTGAGCGCCAAGCAATGATCCTACGCGGTGCGTGATCCCGGCGGGAAGCCACACGGCCTGTTCGGGGGAAATGACGAACGATCGTCCGGCGATACTGACGGCAAGCACACCGGAGATGGCATAGACAAGCTGTCCCCAATCATGGCTGTGCTCAGGGAAGTAGCATCGTGCCGGGACAGTCTGTGCGCGCACGGTCATCGGTGCTGGCGAAGGCGCGTCGGCGGGCGCTTCTATCGACTGCCAGCCCGACATGGGCGAATATTGGCCGATATTATACATGATATGTCGGATAATCGAAAGACCGACATATTAAAAGCAGATATGATAAATCGTGACGCCCGGCGGCGTGCGTCATCTACAGCACGAGAATCTGGAAAGAGCCGCCATGGCGCGTTTCGACAATTACGAACTCTCCCTTTCAACCGCATCGGATGAGGCGGCCGCGCTTTATCGCGACGGCATAGCGTTCATGCTCGCGGCCTGGCCGGGAGCGGCGGAAAATCTCGACGCTGCGATCGAGGCCGATCCGGATTTCGCCCTCGCCCACGCGGCCCGCGCCCGGCTTCATGCGATGCGTGCCCAGCCCAGCGAAGCGCGGGCGCGTATCGCAATCGCGCAGGATAAGGCCACAGCCACTCTTTCCGAACGAGAGGCGAGCCATGTCGAGGTGCTGGCGCTCGCCATAAACGGCAAGTCGCAAGACGCGCTGAAAGCCGCGCTCGCCCATGTGGAACGCTGGCCCCGCGATACGCTCGTCCTGTCGCTACCGCTCGGCGCTTTCGGCCTGTTCGCCTTTTCCGGCATGGCCGAACACAACCAGGCCAAGGTCGACCTGTGCGAGCGTCATGCCGCGCATTTCGCCGACGATGACTGGTGGTTCCTCACCTATCGGGGCTGGGCGCTGGCCGAAAATGGCGAGGTCGCGCACGGCCGCGCGATGCTGGAACGCGCGATCGAACTGCGCCGCCATAACGCCAATTGCGCCCACGCGCTGGCCCACGCCATGTTCGAGGCAGGCGCCAATCGCGAAGCGGAAGCGCTGATCGCGCAGTGGCTTCCCGATTACGACCGCAGCGGCATCCTCCACGGGCATATCGCCTGGCACGCCGCCCTCGCCGCACTGGAGCGGGGCGACGTCGATACGGCGCTCGCCATCTATGACGGCAC
This genomic stretch from Tardibacter chloracetimidivorans harbors:
- a CDS encoding DHA2 family efflux MFS transporter permease subunit, whose protein sequence is MSASDASHGGGGYPPMTGAKLAMAAAALSFGNFMVVLDTTIANVAMPTISGDLGVSTTEGTWIITAYAVAEAITVPLTGWLSRRFGEVRLFTACVIAFVICSILCGLSGSLGFLVLFRILQGFAGGPIIPLSSTLLISVFPKDKSNIALAIWGMTTVVAPIFGPILGGYISDNYHWGWIFYINIFFGIAVGSVVWWLMRNRETPIARSRIDMVGLMLLVVFVSAFQTMIDKGRELDWFSSSFIVWMAIVAAIALGALILWELTDDDPVIDLSVFKNRTWLVSTMSLGLMFGLFFGNIVLTPLWLQQMMGYTATWAGFATAPMGILAVVTAPIVGRLMGKIDPRLIVTYGMVVLAISFFMRAHLNAQADFMSVAIPMFVLGAGVPACLVTLTSLGVSELPPEKIANGSGLQNFIRIMAMAVGASLTSTYWENATKGNRAELVAIIDPTMTPAPLPGLQPGSGLAAFSRMVDMQAVMLATNDFYAMATILILIFAAVVWLAKRPKGPLKQVSH
- a CDS encoding DsrE family protein, with the translated sequence MWLIEELQRAGVAIHVCSHALANQKIERNDVAKDVMIDLAAMVTLANLQLKGWAVIPG
- a CDS encoding TetR/AcrR family transcriptional regulator, whose protein sequence is MPRKSESEEQRRGNKREERRCAIITVAQRHFAEHGFGGASMSAIAAEIGGSKATLWAYFPSKEDLFAAALSTWLDELEPCGSAPLHGDVRQRLSDYCAKFMSAMLTPLAETVFRLIVAEGARFPELGRAYYRKVLQRHHMILSELLEDLIRSGRLQRRARAPASLRAAEQLLEICMCRMLVRRMCGLKPDSSADAIAREAAEAVDIFLHGYGARPRRVR
- a CDS encoding HlyD family secretion protein, with the protein product MTDATLEQDHDMQDAPPPSRSGKRKRLFLIFGGAILLIALCWWIWATFLAGDTESTENAYTNVEVAQVTPLVGGPVKRVAVVNTQAVHAGDVLVELDDTDLRLAVAQAEAALGRARRQVRQVQENDANLASQVDVGQADLVRAQADLDKALLDERRRQRLAGPGAISQQELSDSQTAVRVARAAVTQAKARVAAATGARRANQALIENSTVETNPEVLAAKARLDQAKVDLSRAVIRAPVDGVVDQRHVAVGQRVQPGVPLMVVVPVQNMYVDANFKEGQLKRVRPGQTARLTSDLYGSDVVYHGRVEGFAGGSGSAFAAIPAQNATGNWIKVVQRLPVRIRLDPKELKEHPLRVGLSMHATVDLSEAR
- a CDS encoding AraC family transcriptional regulator, whose protein sequence is MYNIGQYSPMSGWQSIEAPADAPSPAPMTVRAQTVPARCYFPEHSHDWGQLVYAISGVLAVSIAGRSFVISPEQAVWLPAGITHRVGSLLGAQFRSLWIANEAVSALPEEPTVFPVSALLKALIAEAAHLHGEEDDPGYADRVTQMILDQLRRAIPVSAALPWPRDEALARLCEALYADPADPRSAEDWARDLGMSSRTLSRRFEVEIGMTLRSWRRRMRLFKAIELLGGGMDVTRTALDLGYGSPSAFIYAFRMELGVSPRSYMRDEIAF
- a CDS encoding tetratricopeptide repeat protein; its protein translation is MARFDNYELSLSTASDEAAALYRDGIAFMLAAWPGAAENLDAAIEADPDFALAHAARARLHAMRAQPSEARARIAIAQDKATATLSEREASHVEVLALAINGKSQDALKAALAHVERWPRDTLVLSLPLGAFGLFAFSGMAEHNQAKVDLCERHAAHFADDDWWFLTYRGWALAENGEVAHGRAMLERAIELRRHNANCAHALAHAMFEAGANREAEALIAQWLPDYDRSGILHGHIAWHAALAALERGDVDTALAIYDGTVRHSVSLGTPINIVSDAASLLWRLQAYGHAVPEGLWEDAADYARRVFPKPGHAFVDPHIALLEAATGDSAALGRRIAALDELVANGAIGAGAIVPAIGRAALAFAEGDNAGCAHILEPMTMDFARIGGSNAQREVIEDTLLVALMRAGEAQKARALLDRRLHRRPSPRDTRWLTELAA